Proteins encoded within one genomic window of Humulus lupulus chromosome 1, drHumLupu1.1, whole genome shotgun sequence:
- the LOC133791387 gene encoding acetolactate synthase small subunit 1, chloroplastic-like isoform X2, whose protein sequence is MAAISVSVSGSASTFHNPRPSLSEHLLAQPKSVAFSSSATFHGHHHDHRRPTFSARTIDRNIADAALPVNGSLPSTVTTTPSKHTISVFVGDESGMINRIAGVFARRGYNIESLAVGLNKDRALFTIVVSGTERILQQVIEQLNKLVNVLKVDDISNEPQVERELMLIKVSAEPSYRAEIMWLVDTFRAKIVDISEHSLTIEVTGDPGKMVALQRNLSKFGIKEVARTGKIALRREKLGESAPFWRYSAASYPDLEGTTPVDALAAVESRSVKSEPDKSLGGDVYPVEPSDISTFNQVLDAHWGVLNDEDTSGFRSHTLSMLVNDVPGVLYIVTGVFARRGYNIQSLAVGHAESEGLSRITTVVPGTDESISKLVQQLYKLVDLHEVQDLTHLPFAERELVLIKVAVNAVARRDVLDIANIFRAKAVDVSDHTITLELTGDLDKMVALQRLLEPYGICEVARTGRIALVRESGVDSKYLRGFSYPV, encoded by the exons atgGCGGCTATATCGGTGTCAGTGTCAGGCTCAGCCTCAACCTTTCACAATCCCAGACCTTCTTTATCGGAACATCTTCTCGCGCAACCGAAAAGCGTGGCCTTCTCTTCTTCCGCCACTTTCCATGGCCACCACCACGACCACCGCAGACCCACCTTCTCTGCAAGAACCATCGACCGCAACATTGCCGATGCCGCTTTACCTGTCAATGGATCTCTTCCTTCGACTGTCACAACAACCCCATCAAA GCATACAATATCGGTGTTCGTTGGGGATGAAAGTGGAATGATTAACAGGATTGCGGGGGTGTTTGCAAGGAGAGGATACAACATAGAGTCCCTGGCAGTTGGTCTGAACAAAGACCGGGCACTCTTCACTATTGTTGTCTCTGGCACTGAAAGGATCTTGCAACAAGTCATTGAACAGCTTAACAAGCTTGTCAATGTCTTGAAG GTTGACGATATTTCTAATGAGCCTCAGGTGGAACGTGAGCTTATGCTTATTAAAGTCAGTGCTGAACCATCCTACCGTGCTGAG ATTATGTGGTTAGTGGACACATTCAGAGCAAAAATTGTGGATATTTCTGAACACTCCTTAACTATTGAG GTGACTGGAGATCCAGGAAAGATGGTTGCATTGCAAAGAAATTTAAGCAAGTTTGGAATCAAAGAAGTTGCCAGAACTGGAAAG ATTGCCTTGAGGAGGGAAAAGTTGGGCGAATCAGCTCCATTTTGGCGATACTCAGCAGCTTCATATCCAGATCTTGAAGGAACAACACCTGTTGATGCTCTTGCAGCAGTTGAAAGTAGATCAGTCAAAAGTGAACCTGACAAGTCTCTTGGG GGTGATGTTTATCCTGTGGAGCCATCTGATATCTCTACGTTCAATCAAGTTCTTGATGCTCACTGGGGTGTTCTCAATGATGAAGAT ACAAGCGGTTTTCGATCACATACTCTGTCCATGCTTGTCAATGATGTTCCCGGAGTTCTTTACATTGTTACTGGGGTTTTTGCTCGAAGAGGCTATAACATTCAG AGTTTAGCTGTTGGCCATGCAGAAAGTGAGGGCCTTTCTCGAATTACAACTGTTGTTCCTGGTACAGATGAATCAATTTCTAAGTTAGTGCAGCAGCTTTATAAGCTTGTTGATCTTCATGAG GTCCAGGATCTTACCCACCTGCCGTTTGCTGAAAGGGAGTTAGTGTTGATAAAGGTGGCAGTGAATGCTGTTGCACGGAGAGATGTCCTTGACATTGCTAACATATTCAGGGCTAAAGCTGTTGATGTTTCTGATCATACAATAACCCTTGAG cttACGGGAGATTTGGACAAGATGGTTGCACTACAAAGACTGTTAGAGCCCTATGGCATCTGTGAG GTGGCACGAACTGGACGAATTGCACTGGTGCGCGAGTCGGGTGTAGACTCTAAATATCTCCGGGGCTTTTCTTATCCTGTATAA
- the LOC133791387 gene encoding acetolactate synthase small subunit 1, chloroplastic-like isoform X1 gives MAAISVSVSGSASTFHNPRPSLSEHLLAQPKSVAFSSSATFHGHHHDHRRPTFSARTIDRNIADAALPVNGSLPSTVTTTPSKVRRHTISVFVGDESGMINRIAGVFARRGYNIESLAVGLNKDRALFTIVVSGTERILQQVIEQLNKLVNVLKVDDISNEPQVERELMLIKVSAEPSYRAEIMWLVDTFRAKIVDISEHSLTIEVTGDPGKMVALQRNLSKFGIKEVARTGKIALRREKLGESAPFWRYSAASYPDLEGTTPVDALAAVESRSVKSEPDKSLGGDVYPVEPSDISTFNQVLDAHWGVLNDEDTSGFRSHTLSMLVNDVPGVLYIVTGVFARRGYNIQSLAVGHAESEGLSRITTVVPGTDESISKLVQQLYKLVDLHEVQDLTHLPFAERELVLIKVAVNAVARRDVLDIANIFRAKAVDVSDHTITLELTGDLDKMVALQRLLEPYGICEVARTGRIALVRESGVDSKYLRGFSYPV, from the exons atgGCGGCTATATCGGTGTCAGTGTCAGGCTCAGCCTCAACCTTTCACAATCCCAGACCTTCTTTATCGGAACATCTTCTCGCGCAACCGAAAAGCGTGGCCTTCTCTTCTTCCGCCACTTTCCATGGCCACCACCACGACCACCGCAGACCCACCTTCTCTGCAAGAACCATCGACCGCAACATTGCCGATGCCGCTTTACCTGTCAATGGATCTCTTCCTTCGACTGTCACAACAACCCCATCAAA GGTGAGAAGGCATACAATATCGGTGTTCGTTGGGGATGAAAGTGGAATGATTAACAGGATTGCGGGGGTGTTTGCAAGGAGAGGATACAACATAGAGTCCCTGGCAGTTGGTCTGAACAAAGACCGGGCACTCTTCACTATTGTTGTCTCTGGCACTGAAAGGATCTTGCAACAAGTCATTGAACAGCTTAACAAGCTTGTCAATGTCTTGAAG GTTGACGATATTTCTAATGAGCCTCAGGTGGAACGTGAGCTTATGCTTATTAAAGTCAGTGCTGAACCATCCTACCGTGCTGAG ATTATGTGGTTAGTGGACACATTCAGAGCAAAAATTGTGGATATTTCTGAACACTCCTTAACTATTGAG GTGACTGGAGATCCAGGAAAGATGGTTGCATTGCAAAGAAATTTAAGCAAGTTTGGAATCAAAGAAGTTGCCAGAACTGGAAAG ATTGCCTTGAGGAGGGAAAAGTTGGGCGAATCAGCTCCATTTTGGCGATACTCAGCAGCTTCATATCCAGATCTTGAAGGAACAACACCTGTTGATGCTCTTGCAGCAGTTGAAAGTAGATCAGTCAAAAGTGAACCTGACAAGTCTCTTGGG GGTGATGTTTATCCTGTGGAGCCATCTGATATCTCTACGTTCAATCAAGTTCTTGATGCTCACTGGGGTGTTCTCAATGATGAAGAT ACAAGCGGTTTTCGATCACATACTCTGTCCATGCTTGTCAATGATGTTCCCGGAGTTCTTTACATTGTTACTGGGGTTTTTGCTCGAAGAGGCTATAACATTCAG AGTTTAGCTGTTGGCCATGCAGAAAGTGAGGGCCTTTCTCGAATTACAACTGTTGTTCCTGGTACAGATGAATCAATTTCTAAGTTAGTGCAGCAGCTTTATAAGCTTGTTGATCTTCATGAG GTCCAGGATCTTACCCACCTGCCGTTTGCTGAAAGGGAGTTAGTGTTGATAAAGGTGGCAGTGAATGCTGTTGCACGGAGAGATGTCCTTGACATTGCTAACATATTCAGGGCTAAAGCTGTTGATGTTTCTGATCATACAATAACCCTTGAG cttACGGGAGATTTGGACAAGATGGTTGCACTACAAAGACTGTTAGAGCCCTATGGCATCTGTGAG GTGGCACGAACTGGACGAATTGCACTGGTGCGCGAGTCGGGTGTAGACTCTAAATATCTCCGGGGCTTTTCTTATCCTGTATAA